GGTGGCTGCACCTTGGTGAAGTCTGTGACAAGCACCTTTGACATGGCGCGGGCGAGATCCTCGGCGGTCACCGTCTGGTCGAAATCCCTGTACAGCTGCCAGTACTTATCGATTCGGCCGCGGAAATGGTCGAGCACCCAGGCCTGGCCGGTGTCGTTGTCACCCTTTCGAATAACCCGCCCAATTTGTTGGACGATCGAGCGGACATTGCCGAGCATGTCGAAGAACGCCAACACCTGGAATCGGTGGTCGTCGATTCCTTCCAGCAGTTTGTACTGGTGAATCCAAATCACCGCGTCACACTGCCCGGGTGCGGGCACCGAACGGCGCTTCCATCCATCGGTCGGGGGGCCCGACGGATAACGGTCATGGATCCCGACTACCCTGCCCGAGAATCCGCGGGCGATGAACGCATCGCCCAGGCGGGTGATTCTGGCCATGTCGTCGCAGTGGATGATGATCCGCTGCGTCCATCGTGACGTGTCAGAGCCCCACAACCCTGTGCAGTAGTCGATGACGTCGTCACAGAACAGCGCCTCGGTCAGCGCCGACTCACGTCGCTGCACGTGCACGTCGCGGATAACCTCCTCGGCGACCGCCTCATGCAACTTGAAGAGATGAATATTGCCGGCGCTGATCCGAAATGCTTTAAGGTCGTTGCGAAATGGGGTAGCGGAGAGCAGCACGACCGGCTTGGCGAGGTTGCGCACGGCCTCGCTCCACTTAGCCGCCGGCTCATAATGTCCTTCGTCGAACAGAACCAGATCGATGCTGGAACACAGTGCCGCGTAGGCTGATTGCTGAACCGGTCCCCGACCACGCTGCAACTCCACCAGCATCTGCACGGTCATCACCAGTACCGAATCGGTCTCAGACAGAATCTTCCCCAGATCGGTCTCGGGTGGATGCTGCGCAAGGCGACCGGATTGACGTTCGACGAAGGTTGCCAGCTCGTCGCTGAGGATCGTCCGCGTGGAGCGGTACAACGCGCCCATCGAGCTCAGATCCGCACTCTTTCGAACGGCGTAACACATCTTGGGCAACCGTATGTCGAGTCCGAGATCGAACTTTTCCGGGTTGATGAACAGGTTCGCCCCGACCTCGCGCACCAGTTGGTCGCGAATAGGATCTCGAGTCGTCAGCACAAGGACATTGCCCACTTCGGGCGCACACTGGGCTAGGCCCGCGATCACCGCGGTCTTGCCTGTGCCGGTTGGATGGCACACGAGCGCAGCCCCGAGCAGGGCCCTCTCCTCTGCGGGCACGGCGTAGAAGTCTTGGCGATAGCGGCGTGCCATCGTGACGGCCGCCATCTGATAGGGGCGGAAGCGTTCGCGGTAGCGAAGCTTCTTCAACGGAGGTCGTGATGTCATGCGAAGTTCCCCCCATGAACGATCTGGACGACGGGCCATCGTAGTTCGATCCTGAGCAAAGCAACCCCGATTGTGTTCTTTCGCGGTCCATCCCCAGCCGGTCTTGTCCGCAGTGCCGCGACGAAGCCGCACCACCCCGGGCACCGCCAAACTGGCGGCTCACGGATCAATGGGTCAGTGAGTCAGGTCGGCCGCACCTGGCTGCGAGCTCAACCGACGCTCAGCCACTGGCGCAGTCTCTCGCCGTTGGGTGTTGTCGATGACGAAGCATCGCCGCCGGGGTAGGTGGCTGCGGGTCGATGCATACTCGCGAGACATCACCCAGCGGTTCACTGCGCCGGCATTGACGACGGCCAGCGCGGCTGGGCGCGGCCGTGGCGTTGGCGGGAAACGGCGGCGGCAACGCCGAGTTGTCGGTCTGTTCTGCGACGATGAAGGGCCATGGCTGACGTCGATTTCGCCGCATTGCGTGGATTGCTGATCCCGCTGATCGAAGGCTTATGCTCGTGCACTCATCGAGAACTCGACATCCGGTTCGCCGAGCTCGGCCTGGTGGAGCCGCCTCAGACGCAGGGTTCGTCGCGCAGCCGCGCCCAACGTGTGCAGGCGGTTGCGGCAGGACTGCCTGACAGTGATCTCCCCAGCGTGGCCGGGCGAGTCCTGAGCACCGCCGCGGCACGGCCGGTCGAGCGTGTCGCCATCGAAGACATCCTGTGGGCGCCGTCGGGCGCGCCACGAATTCCGAAACGCACCCGCCGCGAGATCGCTGCTGCACTGGCGCTCGAGGACTTGGTCGTCGACGAGCGCCGCTTCACCACAATGTTGGAATCGCTGTGGCCGCTGGAACCGCCCAACCCGTTCGACGCCCTGCTCGGGACCGGCCCACCCCGTCCAGCGCTGTGGGGTCCACCCGATCTGCGCGCCCTGATCTATCAACACGTCTATCGAAACCCCGGCGACTGGTCGACAGAGGACCTCTTCGAGCATCTGGGAGCGTTCGAGGCCGCCGACCGTCGTTTCGGCCTGTTCCTCGAAGCGATCACCTCAGCCGACGTGGTTCTCCACGAACCCAACCAACGCGCAATCGTCGACACGATCAACCCCTCCCTGCGCCAATGTGGACTCCATTTGGCCGAAACTGACATCCGCGACGGCTACCCCGTCTTCACCGTGGCCCGGCACGCAGCCGGAGGGATGCGCCGTCCCAAGAACTTGATCTTCGCCTCCCCGCGCAAGCCCGACCTGCGGCTCACCGACGCCCTCGACAACGACATCGAGATCCTCACCGGCGCCGACGACGTCCTTGTCTATGACCGCCCGATCGGACCGGGCGGACTTCGGTGGCGCGACCTGCAAGCCTGGTGGCAAGACGCGCACCCCGAAAACACCCCGAAGCAAGCCAAAAGCATGCTTTATCAACGGCTTCTGCGTGCCATCCCGAGGGAATCCCCGCCACAGCAACTGCTCTTCACCGCCTATCACAAGATCTTCGGCGAAGCCATCCCCGCCCTGCCGGCGCTGCTACCCGAAGTGTGGCTGCACTGGGACCCCAAGACCATCCAACAACGCGGCGCCGATGCGCTACTGCGCTTCCGGATGGACTTCCTAATGCTCGCCGGCCCCGAGCGCATCGTCATCGAGGTCGACGGCGCACACCATTACGCTCACCCGGACGGCCGCCGCGACCCCGTCCGGTATGCGGCCATGATGAGCGCCGACCGCGATCTGCGTCTCAGCGGATACGAGGTGTTCCGCTTCGGCGCCGAGGACTTGCGCGACCCCGTCCGCGCCACGCCGATGCTCACTGACTTCTTTCAAACGCTGTTTGACCGGCACGGCGTCACCAGGACCGAAGACTGAGCACGTCGACGTGTCAGAGCGATGTGCCATCGTGGCCCTAGCACGCACGACCGCTACAAATCATCCAAGGAAACGCGATGTCGAACAACCCGGGTGTAGGCCTTTGTCGCCGGCGGCGGCGGTTGTCGCCACGACGCCACTGCGTTGGCCGAAGCCTGCCGTCGCTTCCTGGCATCTGCGACACCCCAGCGGCAAGGGCTAGATAGCCCGGATCTGCTGATCGCCGCCCCTAGGATGAAGCCGTGGCCGGACGACAGCTCAAGGAGATTTTCCGTGCGTTCCACGCGCGGGATGAGTTGGCGTTCCGCCGCGCAGCTACGGAGATCATTGAGGAAGAGCAGGCAAAGCACCACAATGCGTTGGCCCGTGATCTTCAGAAGCTGCTCGTTGCGGGTAGCGGGACCGTCGACTCTGGCACGACAGTTCTATTGCCTGCGCCACCAAAGGATCGCGAAGGCGAGTGGGACCTTGGAGAGGTCCGAGAGCCGGAGCGTCTGCTGGAGGATCTGGTTTTACGTAAGAATGTGTCAGCGGCACTCGAGGGCGTCGTCAAGGAAGTACGGCAATGGTCATTGCTGGATGCGGCCGGCCTACCTCGGCGGCAACGCCTCCTCCTGCAGGGTCCGCCCGGTTGTGGAAAGACGACCGCGGCGGAGGCCATGGCCGCCGAGCTGGGACGTCCACTTCTCATCGTTAGGCTGGATGCGGTCGTCTCCTCGTACCTCGGTGAGACCGCAAGCAACCTCCGTCGCATCTTGGACTATGCCGACCAGGCCCCGTTCGTCGTCCTCTTCGACGAATTCGATTCATTGGGCCGCTCACGTGACGACAGTTCCGAGCACGGAGAGATGAAGCGTGTCGTCACCGCTTTCCTCCAGATGACAGACCGTTATCGTGGCCCGAGCCTGCTGTTGGCTGCGACGAACCATCCATCCCTTCTCGACGAGGCGCTGTGGCGCCGCTTTGACGAGGTACTGACTTTCGACCTCCCGACTGTGCATCAGCTTCGGCAACTAATACGGCTCCGGTTCAAAAGCGTTGCTCATTCGAGCTTGGAAATCGACAGCTACGCGAGTGCGCTAAAGGGGCTGCCACACGCCGCCGCCGAGAAGCTCGTCATCGACGCACGCCGCACAGCCATCCTGCGCCACGCTGATGTCGTGGACGACAGCCACGTTCGAGAGGTCCTTCCCGGCATCACGTCTCGGCCGTGGTGAAGCGATGCCCGAACACTTACTGCTTCCCAATCCGCGACCAGTTCAGTCTCGGCGTTCCAGCCCTGCGGGAGGTGGCTCACCGCAGCGTCAGCGCGGGGAACACGGCAGACATCTGCGTCAGCAACTGGCAGTTGCCAGGGCGCCTCGCCAACTCAACGCTGGGGTGGATCCAGACCTGGTGTTCAAGATTACGGCGGGAGCGCGACCGGAGGACTCGTCGTTTGAGGGCCGAGGTCTCCAAATTTTAGGCGAGACCGTCGACTACACCTATTTCGTGTTGTCAAGCGATCAGGGCGCATCACTCGACGGCGCGATCCAGCGCTACGTCCGCACCGGCGAACTACGAAGCTTCTTCGATCAGATCGACGACATCGAGCCTTACGGTCCGGAAGATCGTACCGGCCCGGGCATCGGTGATATCGCAGCGAACTCCGCTGGCACGGCGGTTGTCGACGTCATCATCTGGCCCTCCGGAGCCCACAACGAAGCCGTCAGGCGATCAACCATGGTTGAGACGATCGTCACGCAGAACGGTGGGCAGGTATTGCTGAGGTCGGTCTCTGCACGCCGAAGCTACCTGCGGGTAGAGGTGACCGGCGTCGGATTGTCCGATGTCCTCGACACCAGTGTCGTCGAAATGGTTCGCACGCCGCCGGTTCCGTTCCTCGACTTTCGTGACTGGCGTAACATTGACATCTCGTCCGTGAGTCGAACTGATCGTGCCAGCGAAGTGGTCGGCGTTCTCGACGATTCTCCGGCGTCGTCGCATCCGTTGCTCACCGGACTCGTCGCCTCCGACGAATCGCTGTCACCACCGACCTACCAATGGCAGCGGCGCGGGACTCATGGCACCGAGGTGGTCGGACGCCTCCTCTTCCCTTCTCTTCACGAAGAGCTCCGTGACGGACTGCCTCTGACTGCCGTGGGCAGCGTTCGAGTCGTGCGAGTTCTCGAACCCGATCCGTCCCGGCCCGATCGTCCCCCGCGTTTCGCGACGTACGCCGCGCCCCACGACTTGGTGGAAGCTGCGATCCGCCACTTGCATGCCGCACACGGCGTTCGGATCTTCAATCTCTCGATTGGCTATTCAGAGCCCTTCAACGACCTTCACCTAGGACCGCTCACCGAGACAATCGACGACCTCGTACGCGAACTCAACATTGTCGTGGTCGTGCCAACCGGAAACGCGGCGGCGGACAGAACAGCTCGTAGTCCAAGTGGTCATCACATCATTGACGACAAGCCGGAATTCTTCTTCTCACCAGAACACCGGCTAGCGGAGCCCGGCCCGGCCGCACTGGCAATCACGGTCGGAGCGCTGGCGCTCAGTGGAGCGCCAGCGGAGCTACCTGGCCGTTTCGGGTGGCGAGCCGCCGCCGACGCCCAAGAAGTGTCGCCATTCAGCCGTAGCGGGCCGGGACTGGGGACGAACTCGCGGCGGGCCAACAAGCCCGACGTCGCTCACTTCGGCGGAAACGTCGTCGTCAACGACACGGGCAACACCGTGCCCAATGAGCCCGGTGCGTCATTGATCAGCACGTCAACCCGAAGTGCCGACGGCCAGATGTTCGCAGCCGTCAACGGGACCAGCTACGCCGCACCCGCTGTGGCGCGCGTTGCAGCCGACATCGCCTACGCATACCCTGACGCCTCCGCGAACTTGATCCGCGCCCTCGTTGCGACGGGGGCATCACAGACCCCAATGGCAGCCAGGATTACCGAGCCACACCGACGGAACCGTCTGTACGGGCTCGGGCTCCCCGACGCGGACAGGGCAATATCAAGCGACGGCCACCGGGTCACGATGACCTACGACGGCGCCCTGCCGGTCGACACCGTCCAGATCCACCCGATGCCCGTCCCCGAGCAGTTCCGACGAGGGAGTCGGCGAGACCGCGTCATCAGCGTCGCGCTGGCATTCGACCCGCCAGTGCGCCGGCAGCGTCGTGAATACCTGGCTGGCACAATCAAGTTCGAGGTATACCGAGACATCGGTGCAGATGAACTTGCCGAGATACTCCAGCGACAAGACCCCGACGACCGCGCCGAACTCATCAGTGATCGGCGCAAGTTGGACTTCCAGCCCGGGGTCAACACCTTCACCCACGGCACGCTTCACCTCCGGACGTGGGTCGGACGCAACTCATTCGTCAACGACGACGAGACTTTCCTCGTCGCCGTCACCCATAAAGCGCAAACCTGGGCACGAAACGATTCGGCGTATGAAAGTCAGGCATACGCGTTGGCGGCAACTCTGGAGGATCGCGATCTTGCGACCGCCGACCTCCATGAGATTCTCCGGCAGCAACTCCGCGTCCCCAACCGCGTGCGGCTGCGCGCCTAGGGCTGGTTTAGATGCGCCCCCCATCGACAACAATGTGTTCAGCCGTCGTCGTCCATCGGTTCGCTAAGCCTGATGGCGTTGTAGATGTGCTGCCAGCGCTGGGCGGTCCGTGGGGGCTCGCCGCGAAACTTGATCGTGCTGAGCATCTGCACATCGGCGGCGGGCAGTTGCTTGTCCTCGGCGAAGTCCATCAGGCTCGGTGGCGGCGGACCGTCCGGTTGTGCCAACACTCGTCGGCCCAGCAGATCCGCCATCGTCACCCCGAGCGCTTGCGCGATCGCGTACAGCGTTTTCGCTGAAGGCCGTCGCACCGCCTGCGTCGACGCGTCGGAGTTCTCCAATGTCGAGAGGTAGCTCTTGCTGACCCCGGACTGATCGGCTAGCTGACTTAGATTAAGTCCCTTGTCTTTTCGGAACTTGGCAATCCGCGCGCCGAGTCCGGCCTGCTCGGGTCGGTCCTCGTTCGCGGGGTCAGCTTGCACGTTGGAGTCCGGTCCGATTGCCGTCGCTGACCAGTGCCAGAACTCGCATGTGTCTCACTCCGTGATCGTCGGTGTACGGAAACAGCCGGGCGCTCACGCGCACTCGACCCAGGCCGGGAGTGGTCAGTTCGTCGAGTTCGACTACCTCGTCGACGACTTCGCCTTCGAGGGCGCGGTGGAAGACCCCTCCTTCGGCCGCTGACTTATGCCGGGGAACGAACCGCCACCGGGCACCGCCAGGGATGCACGACTGAACGCGCAGTTTCGGCTCACCGTTCGGTTCACTCGGCTTGACGGCCGGCTCGAGAGTCAGGAACAGCGTCGGTACGGAGGCCAGCGCGCACACCCGTGCAGCAGTGGCAGTCAGACTCGCCTCGTAATGGTCGGCCAGGGCTTCCACCAAGCTCAGATCTATCCGGTTGCCATCCAGATCGGCGCGGAACGCGTCGCGCGGAAACAGCAGCTCCGCAGCACCCTGATCGCACAGTGCCTCCACCGCTGGATCACACCACACACCGGCGGGTGGCGCGATCTCGGGGTCGCAACGGTACTGCGGCTGCAAAAGGAAACCGGGCATGAACGTATGGCTGACCTCGTGGAAGGCCGAGAACCGCTGCCGGCCCCACGACTGGCCAGCCCGCAATCCGATCACCAGACCGTCGGCCGCGGGCACGATCTGACCAGACCACGGAATGTCGAGCTCCTCAATGCGGATCACGCCGCGATAGGACGCCACCATGTGGTGATCGACCGGCGTCGTCACCCCCAGATCGGCCAGGGTGTCCCGCATCAGGCCCACTACGAGCTCGCCGGCCGGTGTGCCCGGTGACGCCAGCCGGGCCTCCTCGAATTCGGACCGCATTGCCACCTCCGTTCTCGATCAATGATATCTGGTTCGCGAAAGGGAACAAGTGCGTGTACGGTAGGCCGTGTTCTCTATAGAGAACGCCATGTTTCAACAGCGAACAGGAGGCGGCGATGCCGGTCGAAGTAGAGGTCATCGAAATCATCGAGGTGGCGCCCGACGGCGACGTCGTCGAGTTCACCGAGATCGTGGAGAACGACAAGCGCCCGCGGGAGCGAGTCGTCATCCGCGTGGACAACAAGGACAACGGCGAGACCGTGCACTTGCGCGTCCCCCTGTCGAAGACGGTCGACGAGATCGTGACCAGGATCTACGCCGAGTTCCGGGCCACCCGCAACGTTGAGGACCGACTGACGTGTCGCGGCGACGGCGCCGACGTCTTCCAGTACGCGCACCTGACGCTGCGGCACTACCTGCGAGATGGCCACTGTCCCAAGCTTCGGTGGGCGTTCGCCGGAGGCACCGGTGGAGCGCGGCGGTGACCTCGGACGTTCCACACGTCGCTGATCCGGAGATCGCGGCAGCGGTGTTCGCCGATCATCTGGGCCGAGTGCTGGCTGGGCCGCAGGCGCGCGATCACGGATGGAAGTTCACCGTCGTGGACCCGTTGCACGCCGTGGTCGGGCTGACTGCCACGCGTCCCGACGGCGCCACTGATCCGTACCACGTCGCGCTCGGCGCGGAGTTCTACGACGTGCATCCCCCGACGGTGAAGTTCGTCGTCCCGGAACCCGGTTGCACCGGTTGGCCGGAGGCCGGTGCTACCAGCCGCTGGCTACCCGCACTTGCCGGGCTCGACTGGTTCCACGTTCACGCCACCTACGGCTACGCCGAACCACCGCCTGAATACTGTGCCTCCTACCGCCGCCCGCGCCAACTGGTCTGCTGCTCGATGACGCTGGAGTACTACATCTCCGGACACGCCCCAACTGACGGTCAGCGATGGCGGCAGGGGCGCCACACCCTCGGCGGCACGCTGGCACGAATCCAGGAGGCTCTGCTCAGCCCCCAGTATCAGGGACCGGCCGGTGCTGACGATTCCTGAGTCGCAGTGGCTGGCCATGCTCGACGTCTTCACCACCTTCCCGCCGAACCATGAGCGCGTCGCTTATTTCGACGGCTTGCGCCTCCCCGACCCCCGCGGGCGGCAGC
The DNA window shown above is from Mycobacterium sp. Aquia_216 and carries:
- a CDS encoding AAA family ATPase; its protein translation is MAGRQLKEIFRAFHARDELAFRRAATEIIEEEQAKHHNALARDLQKLLVAGSGTVDSGTTVLLPAPPKDREGEWDLGEVREPERLLEDLVLRKNVSAALEGVVKEVRQWSLLDAAGLPRRQRLLLQGPPGCGKTTAAEAMAAELGRPLLIVRLDAVVSSYLGETASNLRRILDYADQAPFVVLFDEFDSLGRSRDDSSEHGEMKRVVTAFLQMTDRYRGPSLLLAATNHPSLLDEALWRRFDEVLTFDLPTVHQLRQLIRLRFKSVAHSSLEIDSYASALKGLPHAAAEKLVIDARRTAILRHADVVDDSHVREVLPGITSRPW
- a CDS encoding S8 family serine peptidase; its protein translation is MLSSDQGASLDGAIQRYVRTGELRSFFDQIDDIEPYGPEDRTGPGIGDIAANSAGTAVVDVIIWPSGAHNEAVRRSTMVETIVTQNGGQVLLRSVSARRSYLRVEVTGVGLSDVLDTSVVEMVRTPPVPFLDFRDWRNIDISSVSRTDRASEVVGVLDDSPASSHPLLTGLVASDESLSPPTYQWQRRGTHGTEVVGRLLFPSLHEELRDGLPLTAVGSVRVVRVLEPDPSRPDRPPRFATYAAPHDLVEAAIRHLHAAHGVRIFNLSIGYSEPFNDLHLGPLTETIDDLVRELNIVVVVPTGNAAADRTARSPSGHHIIDDKPEFFFSPEHRLAEPGPAALAITVGALALSGAPAELPGRFGWRAAADAQEVSPFSRSGPGLGTNSRRANKPDVAHFGGNVVVNDTGNTVPNEPGASLISTSTRSADGQMFAAVNGTSYAAPAVARVAADIAYAYPDASANLIRALVATGASQTPMAARITEPHRRNRLYGLGLPDADRAISSDGHRVTMTYDGALPVDTVQIHPMPVPEQFRRGSRRDRVISVALAFDPPVRRQRREYLAGTIKFEVYRDIGADELAEILQRQDPDDRAELISDRRKLDFQPGVNTFTHGTLHLRTWVGRNSFVNDDETFLVAVTHKAQTWARNDSAYESQAYALAATLEDRDLATADLHEILRQQLRVPNRVRLRA
- a CDS encoding helix-turn-helix domain-containing protein, which gives rise to MQADPANEDRPEQAGLGARIAKFRKDKGLNLSQLADQSGVSKSYLSTLENSDASTQAVRRPSAKTLYAIAQALGVTMADLLGRRVLAQPDGPPPPSLMDFAEDKQLPAADVQMLSTIKFRGEPPRTAQRWQHIYNAIRLSEPMDDDG
- a CDS encoding ImmA/IrrE family metallo-endopeptidase, whose product is MRSEFEEARLASPGTPAGELVVGLMRDTLADLGVTTPVDHHMVASYRGVIRIEELDIPWSGQIVPAADGLVIGLRAGQSWGRQRFSAFHEVSHTFMPGFLLQPQYRCDPEIAPPAGVWCDPAVEALCDQGAAELLFPRDAFRADLDGNRIDLSLVEALADHYEASLTATAARVCALASVPTLFLTLEPAVKPSEPNGEPKLRVQSCIPGGARWRFVPRHKSAAEGGVFHRALEGEVVDEVVELDELTTPGLGRVRVSARLFPYTDDHGVRHMRVLALVSDGNRTGLQRAS